The Pedobacter frigiditerrae genomic sequence CCATTTTCCTTTTTTATACTGCTCACCTTCCTTTTTTATAAAATTTGCCGGGGTTATGGCTTCGAACCCGAAAAAATAACTTCCTTTTTCTAAATAAAAATTTAGGCTCTTTAAATCAAATTGCAATTTCTTCTTATCGATTTTACCAACAATACTTTCATTGATTAAGGCACTGCTAGGTTTCCCATTATCATCCTTAAACAAAACAAATCTATAATCACTAACGTTTGCTTTATCTTGAAGTTTAATTGGAAAAGTAAGCTTATTTAAAAAACCGGCACTATCTACTTTAATTTGAATAACCTTGTTTAAAGTGGCATTTGAAAAATTAGGGTAGCTCCAAAAACGATTAGATGGTGTATTCTTAATCTTTAAGATATTGGATTTTGAATAGGCAACCACAACATCCTCTAACTGGTTTATTGCATTCTTTAATCTAACCTCGTTATTGCCTTTAATTACAGAGTAAGGCAATATCAAATCTTCAAATCCTAGCAAATGAAATAAATAACTAGCATTTTGGGTTAAGGCAATCTCTGAAAAACCCTCATTGTCGGTAATTCCAATCAATGAATTATCCTTTTCCACCAAAAAGATAGAAACATTTGCCAATGCATTACCAGACTCATCTTTAACAGAAATTTTTTGTGCTAAACAGGTATTAATCGATAACAGAAAAATAAAAAAATACTTCATTTAAGAACTAGCCAACTACTAGCGTACCAATCTCTTCGCCATTAGCAATCTTCATGAAGTTGCCATGCTTGTTCATGTCAAATACAATGATTGGAACTTTATTTTCTTCGCAAAGCGTGAAGGCTGTCATATCCATTACGTTTAATCCTTTAGCATAAACTTCTTTGAAAGTGATTTCTGTATATTTAGTAGCATTTGGGTCTTTCTCTGGGTCTGCAGTATAAATTCCATCTACACGAGTACCTTTTAAAACCACATCTGCAGAAATTTCGATTGCTCTTAAAGCAGCCGCAGAATCGGTTGTGAAATATGGGTTTCCAGTACCCGCACCAAAAATAACCACACGACCTTTTTCAAGGTGGCGAACAGCTCTTCTTCTTACAAATGGCTCACAGATTTGCTCCATTTTAATGGCAGATAATAAACGGGTTTTTAATCCAACTTTCTCAAGTGCATCTTGTAAAGCCATGCTATTGATAACCGTGGCAAGCATTCCCATATAATCGGCTTGGGCTCTATCCATTCCAGATTTTTCTGCACTTAAGCCTCTAAAAATGTTTCCTCCACCTATTACTATTGCAATTTGTAAGCCTTTGTCATGCACTGCTTTAATATCTTCAGCATACTGCTTAACACGCTCATTGTCAATACCATATTGCTTTTCGCCCATTAACGATTCGCCACTCAGTTTTAGTAAAATCCGTTTATATTTCATCAGGTTGTTTTGAATGTTTTTATCTGTCAGATGGAGCCTTCGATGAATAAAATAATTATTTTATTCATCTCGGGTTCATAACCTCAAAAATATTAACAATTTTTTACTTAGCTACTATGCTTTTTAACAATTGATGTAATTATTTAGTTGTGGAATACTTCTCCGTTAAATATTACTTCCTTTAAGCTTAATTCTTTATCCAATACTAAAAAATCTGCTTGATATCCAGCTCCAATTTTCCCTTTAAACCCATCTTCTCCAATTAGTCTTGCAGGGTACAACGAACTCATTTTTATAGCGT encodes the following:
- the pyrH gene encoding UMP kinase — its product is MKYKRILLKLSGESLMGEKQYGIDNERVKQYAEDIKAVHDKGLQIAIVIGGGNIFRGLSAEKSGMDRAQADYMGMLATVINSMALQDALEKVGLKTRLLSAIKMEQICEPFVRRRAVRHLEKGRVVIFGAGTGNPYFTTDSAAALRAIEISADVVLKGTRVDGIYTADPEKDPNATKYTEITFKEVYAKGLNVMDMTAFTLCEENKVPIIVFDMNKHGNFMKIANGEEIGTLVVG